The Bacteroidia bacterium genomic interval CCTGCTTTCCTCCGGCAAAGCCGAGATCAACCCGCTCAATATCATGGGCCAAATGGGCAATGTCATATTCCCCTAAAGGCAATTTCAACCACTCAGTAAAGGCACCTACAATAGCTACCACCAAAGTTGAAGAAGATCCCAAACCTGATCCGGGAGGGGCATCAACATAGGTCTTTAACTCAAAAGACAGAGGTGCATTGTGATTGAAATCTTTTACGATCCTGTTATAAACTCCCCGCAAAAGGTCCAGTTCCCCATTGATGGGTAAACGGGCCAGGCTGTCCATTTCAAATCGCTCTTTTTTGTCCATGGCATGCAAGACGATTTTTCCGTCCTTTCGAGGAATAATACTCGCATAGGCATATTTGTCTATGGTTGCATTTAGGATGGAGCCTCCAAATTCATCAGAATAAGGACTCACATCTGTTCCACCGCCGGCCAGTCCAATTCGCAAGGGAGCTTTACTACGAATGATCATAAGGTTAATTTACCTATCTGTAAGGTTAAGAACAGATCGATTTTTCGAAGTTCTTAACAAAGTTTCTTTTAAGATTAATGATTGAAAAAGAACGATTAGTACTTTATTGATTACAAAGGCTATGCCCAAGGGTTTTGATATTTTCCGATTTTCTGTTTGAAAATGAGAACGAAATAGGGCATGTCATCAATGATATATCTTTTGAACATCCGTTTGGGCTCCTGGGCCATTCTATATGCCCATTCCATGCCTACTTTGGTGATCCACTTGGGAGATCGTTTTACATTGCCTGCCTGGAAGTCTATGGTAGCTCCTATGGCAAAGAAGATGTCTATGCCAGGCATACGATTCTTATGTTTGATTATCCATTTTTCCTGCTTGGGGGCTCCTACGCCAACGGCTAGTACGCTAGCACCTGAATCATTGACCATCTGGATAATGCGATCACATTCATCTCGATCGTGTTCAAATCCAAAAGGGGGAGAATAACCACCGATTACTACCTGATTTCCCGCTTTGGAATTTATATTTTCCTCTGCCTGCTTGCAGGATTCCTCAGTGCCTCCCAGCAGGAATACCTTTATTTGATCTGTATTGTCTTTGTGGTATTGGCAAAAGGAAGGAAAGAAATCCGAGCCTGCAATT includes:
- a CDS encoding WecB/TagA/CpsF family glycosyltransferase, yielding MGNNTNILNVTLDNLSFKELLEDLKSGVVFTPNVDHLMKLQKDREFYEVYSKADYLVCDSRIIQATSKWVSDNPIKEQIAGSDFFPSFCQYHKDNTDQIKVFLLGGTEESCKQAEENINSKAGNQVVIGGYSPPFGFEHDRDECDRIIQMVNDSGASVLAVGVGAPKQEKWIIKHKNRMPGIDIFFAIGATIDFQAGNVKRSPKWITKVGMEWAYRMAQEPKRMFKRYIIDDMPYFVLIFKQKIGKYQNPWA